Proteins encoded by one window of Sphingosinicella sp. BN140058:
- a CDS encoding TonB-dependent receptor domain-containing protein: MAALAAMPASAQTLAETDGQAQDGVAIGDPVASAKVAADADRAGSTGEGELVVTGTRIVRPNNRSAAPIVTTTAAEIAAQGATTIEEVLNRLPQVQVNSEQNFSDSEGRQRIKLRSLGYERTLTLIDGLRVGLANTIDVGIIPNALVERIDVLTGGASAVYGSDAVSGVVNFILKKNFEGIRLDANYSFYNHDNRENAVTEAAARAGFASPSGMTNDGRRVELSLAAGTNLFDGRVNISGFVNYRESDLVRLRDRSRGICEVVQPTNDALLSCSRASYTPAGTIIPQSGPNAGQILVNNPNGNGTFLPINSGPAGTSANPYDDWAFQRPFERINVGGFLTAQLSDHIELYGNGLYYKDKSYNTQLNRNFSYTFYGSDPFQVNCDNPFLSQSQAQVLCGARAGQAGQFAPLDVRYRFDGLPLVEQSFTNEGYRIVAGLRGRVLNDVWSYDVAGMISRATLDTIDVPFAQYDNINRSLDVVSVNGTPTCRSVVNGTDPKCVPFNAFIPFNKDAALNEYLFGAESGGLSRRTPQLLQFLGTVSGDLGKYGIKSPLAEQGIAIAIGAEYRDEREKTVVNEAWITNNGGQNSRYTQNILEGNVELQAPLVEDQSWTRLLQVNAGYRQSKYNRLDGSFGTWKIEGIWAPIADITLRASYNKSQAAPGVGAAAGAANIFWNQGFYADPCAPRINPANPGGPRIAPVATQAQCANTGLATNLYGSATLICPDDRCTVREGGFNLTPESAYTKTFGVVLRPRFLPGLTVSIDRWLIDLKDQLDFLQPQNLINECLATGNDYFCRGIVRNPDGTLSSSPSTSPSTGWVARGPANGYRSQSHGWDFQGQYNLGLGSAGRLDMSFNGTLMTRVGSQASPTIEPRDCVGYYGNLCGESMPKWAHQFRTTWTSPDRVTSLSLNWRHRGGMPLDVYAPADTGIPAQDASARRDEYPGIKAYNWFDLALAFDVGKQMTFRLAVNNMFDKDPPIVPDSRSRIGLLRGNTIMGYDLLGRQIVAGISVRM, translated from the coding sequence GTGGCCGCACTGGCCGCGATGCCCGCATCCGCGCAGACGCTCGCCGAAACCGATGGCCAGGCGCAGGACGGCGTCGCGATCGGCGATCCGGTTGCCTCGGCGAAGGTCGCGGCGGATGCCGACCGGGCCGGCAGCACCGGTGAAGGCGAGCTCGTCGTCACCGGCACGCGCATCGTTCGCCCGAACAACCGCTCGGCCGCGCCGATCGTCACCACCACGGCCGCAGAAATCGCTGCCCAGGGCGCGACCACGATCGAGGAGGTGCTGAATCGCCTGCCGCAGGTGCAGGTCAATTCCGAGCAGAATTTCAGCGACTCCGAAGGTCGGCAGCGGATCAAGCTGCGCAGCCTCGGCTACGAGCGGACCTTGACCCTGATCGACGGCCTGCGCGTCGGCTTGGCCAACACGATCGACGTCGGCATCATCCCCAATGCGCTGGTCGAGCGGATCGACGTGCTGACCGGCGGTGCATCCGCGGTCTACGGCTCCGACGCGGTGTCGGGCGTGGTCAACTTCATTCTGAAGAAGAATTTCGAGGGCATCCGCCTCGACGCCAATTACAGCTTCTACAACCACGACAATCGCGAGAATGCGGTCACCGAGGCGGCGGCACGGGCCGGCTTCGCCTCGCCGAGCGGCATGACCAACGACGGTCGCCGCGTCGAGCTCAGCCTGGCCGCCGGCACCAACCTGTTCGACGGCCGCGTGAACATCTCCGGCTTCGTCAACTATCGCGAGTCCGACCTCGTCCGCCTCCGCGACCGCTCGCGCGGCATCTGCGAAGTCGTCCAGCCGACCAACGATGCATTGCTGTCCTGCTCGCGGGCGAGCTACACGCCGGCAGGTACGATCATTCCGCAATCCGGGCCGAATGCCGGGCAGATCCTCGTCAACAACCCGAACGGCAACGGCACCTTCCTTCCAATCAACAGCGGGCCGGCCGGCACCTCGGCCAATCCCTACGACGACTGGGCCTTCCAGCGTCCGTTCGAGCGTATCAACGTCGGCGGCTTCCTAACCGCGCAGCTCAGCGACCATATCGAATTGTACGGCAACGGCCTCTACTACAAGGACAAGTCGTACAACACGCAACTCAACCGCAACTTCAGCTACACCTTCTACGGCAGCGATCCGTTCCAGGTGAACTGCGACAATCCCTTCCTCTCGCAAAGCCAGGCGCAGGTGCTGTGCGGCGCCAGGGCCGGACAGGCCGGTCAATTTGCGCCGCTCGATGTCCGCTACCGTTTCGACGGCCTGCCGCTGGTCGAGCAGAGCTTCACCAACGAAGGCTATCGCATCGTCGCCGGCTTACGCGGTCGAGTCCTGAACGACGTCTGGTCCTACGACGTCGCCGGCATGATCTCGCGTGCGACACTCGACACCATCGACGTTCCGTTCGCGCAATATGACAACATCAACCGCTCGCTCGACGTGGTCAGCGTCAACGGCACGCCGACCTGCCGCTCGGTAGTCAACGGCACCGATCCGAAGTGTGTGCCCTTCAACGCGTTCATCCCGTTCAACAAGGATGCGGCGCTGAACGAATATCTGTTCGGCGCGGAATCCGGCGGGCTGAGCCGGCGCACCCCGCAGCTGCTCCAGTTCCTGGGCACGGTCAGCGGTGATCTCGGCAAATACGGGATCAAGTCGCCGCTGGCCGAGCAGGGCATTGCGATCGCGATCGGCGCCGAATATCGCGACGAGAGAGAGAAGACTGTCGTCAACGAAGCCTGGATCACGAATAACGGCGGCCAGAATTCGCGCTACACGCAGAACATTCTCGAAGGGAACGTCGAGCTTCAGGCGCCGCTGGTCGAGGATCAGTCCTGGACCCGCCTGCTCCAGGTCAATGCCGGCTATCGCCAGTCCAAGTACAACCGCCTCGACGGCAGCTTCGGAACCTGGAAGATCGAAGGCATATGGGCGCCGATCGCCGACATCACCCTTCGCGCATCCTACAACAAGTCGCAGGCTGCCCCGGGCGTGGGTGCGGCAGCGGGCGCTGCGAACATCTTCTGGAACCAGGGCTTCTATGCCGATCCGTGCGCACCCCGGATCAACCCGGCGAATCCCGGCGGGCCGCGCATCGCTCCGGTGGCGACCCAGGCACAATGCGCCAATACCGGGCTTGCGACCAACCTGTACGGCAGCGCGACTTTGATCTGTCCGGACGATCGCTGCACGGTTCGCGAGGGCGGCTTCAACCTCACCCCGGAAAGCGCCTACACCAAGACGTTCGGTGTCGTGCTGCGGCCGCGCTTCCTGCCCGGTCTCACCGTGTCGATCGATCGCTGGCTGATCGACCTCAAGGATCAGCTCGACTTCCTGCAGCCGCAGAACCTGATCAACGAGTGCCTTGCCACCGGCAACGACTATTTCTGCCGCGGCATCGTCCGCAATCCGGACGGCACGCTGTCGAGTTCGCCGTCGACGAGCCCGTCGACTGGCTGGGTCGCGCGCGGGCCTGCGAACGGCTACCGCTCGCAGTCGCACGGCTGGGATTTCCAGGGCCAGTATAATCTGGGCCTCGGCTCTGCCGGCCGGCTCGACATGAGCTTCAACGGCACTTTGATGACGCGGGTCGGGTCGCAGGCGTCGCCGACCATCGAGCCCCGCGACTGCGTCGGCTATTACGGCAATCTGTGCGGCGAGAGCATGCCGAAATGGGCGCACCAGTTCCGCACCACCTGGACCTCTCCGGATCGGGTGACCAGCCTGTCGCTGAACTGGCGTCACCGCGGCGGGATGCCGCTCGACGTCTACGCTCCGGCCGACACCGGCATCCCGGCGCAGGATGCTTCCGCCCGCCGCGACGAATATCCGGGGATCAAGGCCTATAATTGGTTCGACCTTGCCCTGGCATTCGACGTCGGCAAGCAGATGACGTTCCGGCTCGCGGTGAACAACATGTTCGACAAGGATCCGCCGATCGTTCCGGACAGCCGCTCGCGCATCGGGCTGCTGCGCGGCAACACGATCATGGGTTACGACCTGCTCGGTCGCCAGATCGTGGCCGGCATCTCGGTCCGCATGTAA
- a CDS encoding TonB-dependent receptor — protein MYASYRLRLLGAATVFALAVQPAWAAEASGADAAEAGETAGGGDEEIVVTATRSILPPSALPLTVDVIDKTTLDQQLAISGSVTDAVATLTPSFSPTRQKLSGAGETLRGRSPLYAINGIPQSTPLRDGSRDGFTIDGFFVDRVELIYGSNALQGIGGTGGVVNQVTVGAPRLEGLSGRVLVQGSADADFHENGLGGKIAGLVQYKSGRFDASVGGAYDKRGVFYDGHGNPVGLNLTQGETQDSRSWSLFGRFGYGLSDTARLDLIASRFQLDGDGDFVAKAGNRATGLPTSAVRGTPPGEPAASRTESVALSLTDTDLWGGNFVGQIFWNRTHDIFGGEIAPIATFQDPAIAPVGTLFDQSENRSRKYGGKLSYERAVPGFEALTAILGFDALWDSTEQRLIATDRAWVPPTDFRSLAPFGQLNLALFDETLRLAGGLRWENVQIRIDDYRTLAATTFVAPNQATFGGVAVSGGTPTFDDLLFNGGVIVEPIKGLRAYASYAEGFTVPDIGRITRAIRIPGVDLDDYLDISPIVSNNREVGVEVKRGPLDASIAYFWSSSDKGQLLIANPGGIFDVQRLRTEIQGLEINVGVRLPLPGARVSVGYAHLDGRYDSDAVPDGVVDTDLDGSNISPDRLNLAASYDRGPLSLRLQTQFFLSRSFNGRIRDPRNDFAGYTVTDAAIRYETGFGALSLSAQNLFDTFYIDYSSDTRLPTDNLSFFAGRGRTLTLGWDYRF, from the coding sequence ATGTACGCGTCGTATCGCCTGCGCCTGCTCGGCGCCGCCACCGTCTTTGCGCTTGCGGTTCAGCCCGCTTGGGCGGCCGAGGCGTCAGGGGCCGACGCCGCAGAGGCTGGTGAGACAGCGGGTGGCGGGGATGAGGAGATCGTCGTCACCGCGACCCGTTCGATCCTGCCGCCGAGCGCGCTTCCGCTCACCGTCGACGTGATCGACAAGACCACGCTCGATCAGCAGCTCGCCATCTCCGGGTCGGTCACCGACGCGGTCGCCACCCTCACCCCGTCTTTCTCGCCGACACGGCAGAAACTGTCCGGCGCCGGCGAGACCCTGCGCGGACGCTCGCCGCTCTACGCGATCAACGGCATCCCGCAATCGACTCCGCTCCGCGACGGTAGTCGCGACGGCTTCACCATCGACGGCTTCTTCGTCGATCGGGTCGAGCTGATCTACGGTTCCAATGCGCTGCAGGGCATTGGCGGAACCGGCGGCGTCGTCAATCAGGTGACTGTCGGCGCGCCGCGCCTCGAAGGGCTGAGCGGCCGTGTTCTCGTCCAGGGCAGCGCCGACGCCGACTTCCACGAGAACGGGCTCGGCGGCAAGATCGCCGGCCTGGTTCAGTACAAAAGCGGCCGCTTCGACGCGAGCGTCGGCGGGGCCTATGACAAGCGCGGCGTCTTCTACGATGGTCACGGCAACCCGGTCGGGCTCAATCTCACCCAGGGCGAGACCCAGGATTCCCGATCCTGGTCGCTGTTCGGCCGCTTCGGCTACGGGTTGAGCGACACGGCTCGGCTCGATCTGATTGCGAGCCGCTTCCAGCTCGACGGTGACGGCGATTTCGTGGCCAAGGCCGGCAACCGCGCCACCGGCCTGCCGACCAGCGCCGTGCGCGGGACCCCGCCCGGCGAACCCGCCGCCAGCCGCACCGAGAGCGTCGCGCTGTCGCTCACCGACACCGACCTTTGGGGCGGCAATTTCGTCGGGCAGATCTTCTGGAATCGCACCCACGACATTTTCGGCGGCGAGATTGCGCCGATCGCCACTTTCCAGGATCCGGCGATCGCTCCGGTCGGCACCCTCTTCGATCAGTCGGAGAACCGCTCGCGCAAATATGGCGGCAAGTTGAGCTACGAGCGCGCGGTTCCCGGCTTCGAGGCGCTGACCGCAATCCTCGGCTTCGATGCGCTCTGGGATTCCACGGAGCAGAGGCTGATCGCCACCGACCGAGCCTGGGTGCCGCCGACGGACTTCCGCAGCCTGGCGCCTTTCGGACAGCTCAATCTTGCCCTGTTCGACGAAACGCTGCGGCTTGCCGGCGGCCTGCGCTGGGAGAATGTCCAGATCCGGATCGACGATTACCGCACCCTCGCCGCGACCACGTTCGTCGCCCCGAACCAGGCGACGTTCGGCGGCGTTGCAGTCTCGGGCGGCACGCCGACGTTCGACGATCTGCTCTTCAACGGCGGCGTCATCGTCGAGCCCATCAAGGGTCTGCGCGCCTATGCAAGCTATGCCGAGGGCTTCACGGTGCCGGATATCGGCCGCATTACCCGCGCGATCCGCATCCCGGGCGTGGACCTCGACGACTATCTCGACATCAGCCCGATCGTCTCGAACAACCGTGAGGTCGGCGTCGAGGTGAAGCGGGGGCCGCTCGACGCCAGCATCGCCTACTTCTGGTCGTCGAGCGACAAGGGGCAATTGCTGATCGCGAACCCGGGCGGAATCTTCGACGTGCAACGGCTCCGCACCGAAATTCAGGGGCTCGAGATCAATGTCGGCGTGCGGCTGCCGCTGCCGGGTGCGCGAGTGTCGGTCGGCTATGCCCATCTCGATGGTCGCTACGACAGCGACGCCGTGCCGGACGGCGTCGTCGACACCGATCTCGACGGCAGCAACATTTCGCCGGACCGGCTGAACCTCGCCGCCAGCTACGACCGCGGTCCATTGTCCCTGCGGCTCCAGACCCAATTCTTTCTGTCGCGCAGCTTCAACGGCCGCATCCGCGATCCGCGCAACGATTTCGCCGGCTACACCGTCACCGATGCGGCGATCCGCTACGAGACAGGCTTCGGCGCGCTGAGCCTCAGTGCGCAGAATCTGTTCGACACCTTCTACATCGATTATTCGAGCGACACCCGGCTGCCGACCGACAATCTCAGCTTCTTCGCCGGCCGCGGCCGCACCCTCACCCTCGGCTGGGATTACCGGTTCTGA
- a CDS encoding PepSY domain-containing protein, protein MLALIGLSGAILVHKEAWIGVAHAGDPLVRDPAVIGRATARMMAEPGVQSIVYAGDGFGLHQLRTAGGGGAYADQAGQIVTRWSSQWQRPELWLFDFHHHVFSGDTGETVIGIAGLAAILFVVTGTILWWRTRRTFKLRLLPRRLSRPAIVMHHRDLGIVAAPLLLLSALTGTMMIFRPVGELAVAPFGSYGSVAAALAPPKVKSGALAVRPDWQRIIAAAHARFPDATIRILALPRKAGDPIQIRMKRAAEWLPNGRSTLWFDAADGRILAARDALSLPPGAQLFNKAYPLHSAKIGGLAWRMVMTLSGLALSLLGTLAVWSFWFKRPRPGPKMQRIGSGPA, encoded by the coding sequence CTGCTCGCCCTGATCGGGCTCAGCGGCGCGATCCTCGTGCACAAGGAGGCATGGATCGGCGTGGCCCATGCAGGCGATCCGCTCGTCCGCGATCCGGCGGTGATCGGCCGGGCAACCGCGCGGATGATGGCCGAGCCGGGGGTGCAGAGCATCGTCTATGCCGGTGACGGGTTCGGCCTGCACCAGCTCCGCACGGCCGGCGGCGGCGGCGCCTATGCCGACCAGGCGGGACAGATCGTCACGCGCTGGTCCAGCCAGTGGCAGCGTCCCGAACTTTGGCTGTTCGACTTTCACCATCACGTTTTCTCCGGCGATACCGGCGAGACGGTGATCGGGATCGCCGGGCTTGCCGCGATCCTGTTCGTGGTCACCGGCACGATCCTGTGGTGGCGGACGCGGCGCACGTTCAAGCTCCGCCTGCTGCCCAGGCGCCTGAGCCGGCCCGCAATCGTCATGCACCACCGCGATCTCGGGATCGTCGCCGCGCCGTTGCTGCTGCTCTCGGCCCTGACCGGGACGATGATGATCTTCCGGCCCGTCGGCGAATTGGCGGTGGCGCCCTTCGGATCCTATGGCAGCGTCGCAGCCGCGCTGGCACCACCCAAGGTGAAGAGCGGTGCCCTTGCGGTACGTCCCGACTGGCAGCGGATCATCGCCGCCGCGCACGCGCGGTTCCCGGATGCGACGATCCGGATCCTCGCTTTGCCGCGTAAAGCCGGCGATCCGATCCAAATCCGCATGAAACGCGCGGCGGAGTGGCTTCCCAACGGCCGTTCGACCCTCTGGTTCGACGCGGCCGACGGCCGCATTCTCGCCGCCCGCGATGCACTGTCGCTGCCGCCCGGTGCGCAGCTGTTCAACAAGGCCTATCCGCTCCACTCCGCCAAGATCGGCGGCCTTGCCTGGAGGATGGTTATGACCCTGTCCGGACTCGCTCTGTCCCTGCTCGGCACTCTTGCGGTCTGGAGCTTCTGGTTCAAGCGCCCGCGCCCGGGACCGAAGATGCAGCGAATTGGAAGCGGGCCGGCTTAA
- a CDS encoding ABC transporter permease, with the protein MTEPTLISARPQLTDPRGFLLAAMADLPLSMAIGWALFRANLRARQRRSALGYLWLLAPAAAATVICTYLQSRRIVEIGSTQLPYAAHVLAGMLLWQIFVEALNAPLQQLTISRQMMTRSRVPHEAIIIGGVFEVLLNGAIRLAVLAAAAAWFGVDFAPTILLVPLGAAALILLGLAFGMIILPWGLLYQDVGRAIALGTTLWFFLTPVFYRAPAGGLTRINPVTPLLDSTRSWIGPGGASAAFLPVTAGAAACLVLAWLFYRLARPHVVARLG; encoded by the coding sequence GTGACCGAACCGACGCTCATCAGCGCACGCCCCCAGCTGACCGATCCGCGCGGCTTCCTTCTGGCGGCCATGGCCGATCTGCCACTGTCGATGGCGATCGGATGGGCGTTGTTCCGGGCGAACCTGCGCGCCCGGCAGCGCAGATCGGCGCTCGGCTACTTGTGGCTGCTCGCGCCCGCGGCGGCGGCGACGGTGATCTGTACCTACCTCCAGTCGCGCCGGATCGTCGAGATCGGCAGCACCCAACTGCCCTACGCCGCCCATGTGCTTGCCGGCATGTTACTGTGGCAGATCTTCGTCGAAGCTCTGAACGCGCCGCTACAGCAATTGACGATCAGCCGGCAGATGATGACACGAAGCCGGGTTCCGCACGAAGCGATCATCATTGGCGGCGTCTTCGAAGTGCTGCTCAATGGCGCGATACGGCTGGCCGTGCTTGCGGCCGCCGCGGCCTGGTTCGGGGTAGATTTCGCACCGACGATCCTGCTGGTGCCGTTGGGCGCCGCTGCCTTGATCCTGCTCGGTCTCGCGTTCGGCATGATCATCCTGCCCTGGGGCCTGCTCTACCAGGATGTCGGCCGCGCGATCGCACTCGGCACGACCTTGTGGTTCTTCCTCACACCGGTTTTCTACCGGGCACCGGCCGGGGGGCTGACCCGGATCAATCCGGTGACCCCGCTCCTGGACAGCACGCGCTCCTGGATCGGGCCGGGCGGGGCCTCGGCGGCGTTTCTTCCGGTGACCGCCGGGGCGGCAGCCTGTCTGGTCCTCGCCTGGCTCTTCTACCGGCTCGCCCGCCCCCATGTCGTTGCGCGGCTCGGATGA